The following coding sequences lie in one Arabidopsis thaliana chromosome 3, partial sequence genomic window:
- a CDS encoding PPPDE putative thiol peptidase family protein (PPPDE putative thiol peptidase family protein; CONTAINS InterPro DOMAIN/s: Protein of unknown function DUF862, eukaryotic (InterPro:IPR008580); BEST Arabidopsis thaliana protein match is: PPPDE putative thiol peptidase family protein (TAIR:AT5G25170.1); Has 872 Blast hits to 872 proteins in 189 species: Archae - 0; Bacteria - 0; Metazoa - 235; Fungi - 119; Plants - 332; Viruses - 0; Other Eukaryotes - 186 (source: NCBI BLink).), which produces MAEEAHKVTLNVYDLSQGLARQLSQSLLGKVIEGVWHTGIVVYGNEYFFGGGIQHLPVGRTPYGTPIRTIELGLSHVPKDVFEMYLEEISPRYTAESYNLLTHNCNNFSNEVAQFLVGKGIPDYILQLPNDVLNSPMGGLIMPMLQGLETTLKAGAVPQVPQFRPQPQPFGAFSKDDGPQIVIAPKLEAAETSTATEKVPPVIQPSASKEKVKDDPLGDARAKIQEEITSEFAALMAQGTLRASEAAAMATKRVMQKYGHLNVNA; this is translated from the exons ATGGCTGAG GAAGCGCATAAGGTAACATTGAATGTCTATGATTTAAGCCAAGGCTTGGCACGCCAGCTCTCACAATCACTCCTGGGAAAGGTTATTGAAGGTGTATG GCATACAGGAATAGTTGTCTATGGGAATGAGTACTTTTTTGGAGGAGGGATACAACATTTACCAGTTGGAAGAACTCCATATGGAACACCAATTCGAACGATAGAGTTGGGTCTATCACATGTGCCTAAAGATGTATTCGAGATGTACTTGGAAGAAATCAGTCCTCGTTACACTGCTGAATCCTACAATTTACTTACTCACAACTGCAACAACTTCAGCAACGAGGTCGCTCAGTTTTTGGTGGGTAAAGGGATTCCTGACTACATTCTCCAGCTTCCTAATGATGTTCTAAACAGTCCCATGGGTGGTCTTATAA TGCCTATGTTGCAAGGCCTCGAAACAACTCTAAAGGCTGGTGCTGTTCCTCAAGTTCCACAGTTTAGGCCACAGCCACAACCTTTTGGAGCTTTTAGTAAAGATGATGGCCCACAAATTGTGATAGCTCCTAAGCTCGAGGCAGCAGAAACCTCAACTGCAACTGAGAAAGTGCCACCTGTTATTCAACCATCAGCTAGTAAAGAGAAGGTCAAGGACGACCCGTTGGGTGATGCTAGGGCCAAGATTCAGGAAGAGATTACAAGCGAATTTGCAGCTCTAATGGCACAAGGCACATTACGAGCAAGTGAAGCAGCTGCTATGGCGACAAAAAGAGTCATGCAAAAGTACGGACATCTCAATGTAAACGCTTAG
- a CDS encoding EamA-like transporter family (EamA-like transporter family; FUNCTIONS IN: molecular_function unknown; INVOLVED IN: biological_process unknown; LOCATED IN: endomembrane system, membrane; EXPRESSED IN: 24 plant structures; EXPRESSED DURING: 13 growth stages; BEST Arabidopsis thaliana protein match is: EamA-like transporter family (TAIR:AT4G32140.1); Has 3286 Blast hits to 3282 proteins in 690 species: Archae - 51; Bacteria - 1416; Metazoa - 341; Fungi - 278; Plants - 200; Viruses - 0; Other Eukaryotes - 1000 (source: NCBI BLink).) → MSTKLWRWVLGLIYLFAVATIWIAASFVVQSVVEAGVSPFLITFICNSLFVVYLPLFEIGRYLEDAYGSLLFWRSKRSHLMELVESEKAVLLGKDVSGVKSDATESSGLVVREQEISEGGNGIESGLENIELEIDASVNVSDGASGVSNKGLDEKGRWTRMRVAKVSLVICPFWFLAQLTFNVSLKYTTVTSNTILSSASSLFTFLVSLIFLGEKFTWLKLFSVLLCMSGTIIVSMGDSESKSNAVAKNPLLGDILSLVSAALYAVYITLIRKKLPDDDERNGRVSMAQFLGFLGLFNFFIFLPPALILNFTKRERFNALTLKQFGLVVGKGLLDNVLSDYLWAKAVLLTTTTVATAGLTIQVPLAAIVDSLSGNKPSFTDYIGAAAVMVGFAGINIPSEMFCKSKETAIELEPGTSFTDPPPIVPDSIRVDSSLTVV, encoded by the exons ATGTCAACAAAGTTATGGAGATGGGTGTTAGGGCTGATATACCTATTTGCCGTTGCCACGATTTGGATTGCGGCTAGTTTTGTAGTCCAGTCTGTGGTGGAAGCTGGTGTTTCTCCGTTCTTGATCACTTTCATTTGTAATTCATTGTTCGTTGTTTATCTTCCCCTTTTTGAGATTGGTCGATATCTGGAAGATGCATATGGGAGTTTATTGTTCTGGAGAAGCAAAAGGTCGCATTTAATGGAACTGGTCGAATCAGAGAAGGCTGTTTTGCTTGGAAAAGATGTTTCTGGTGTGAAATCAGATGCTACTGAGAGTTCAGGGCTTGTTGTGAGAGAGCAAGAGATTAGTGAGGGTGGTAATGGGATTGAATCTGGATTGGAAAATATAGAGCTTGAGATTGATGCTAGTGTCAATGTTAGTGATGGAGCTAGTGGAGTTTCTAATAAAGGATTAGATGAGAAGGGTCGTTGGACAAGGATGCGAGTTGCTAAAGTTAGCCTTGTGATTTGTCCGTTTTGGTTTTTGGCGCAGCTTACATTTAATGTCTCTCTCAAGTACACAACAGTTACG TCAAATACCATATTAAGCAGTGCATCAAGCCTTTTCACCTTTCTTGTTTCACTAATATTCTTGGGTGAGAAGTTCACATGGTTGAAACTCTTCAGCGTTCTTCTTTGTATGTCTGGGACTATAATTGTAAGTATGGGTGACTCAGAGTCCAAGTCAAATGCAGTAGCTAAGAACCCTCTTTTGGGAGATATTCTTTCGCTGGTCTCAGCGGCGCTGTATGCTGTCTACATCACTCTTATACGCAAAAAGCTTCcggatgatgatgaaagaaaCGGCCGGGTCAGTATGGCTCAGTTCCTCGGGTTTCTTGgtctcttcaatttcttcattttccttcctccTGCTCTAATACTCAACTTCACAAAGCGAGAACGCTTCAACGCACTTACCTTGAAACAATTTGGCCTAGTTGTTGGCAAAG GTTTGTTAGATAATGTGCTTAGTGACTATCTGTGGGCAAAGGCAGTACTATTGACAACAACCACTGTAGCTACAGCTGGGCTAACTATTCAGGTCCCATTGGCAGCCATTGTAGACAGCTTATCAGGGAACAAACCAAGCTTCACCGACTACATTGGTGCTGCAGCTGTTATGGTTGGCTTTGCAGGGATTAATATTCCCTCAGAGATGTTTTGCAAATCCAAAGAGACTGCTATTGAGTTAGAACCTGGGACTTCGTTCACAGATCCTCCTCCGATTGTGCCAGATAGCATAAGAGTAGATTCTTCACTGACTGTAGTATAA
- the ERMO2 gene encoding Sec23/Sec24 protein transport family protein (ENDOPLASMIC RETICULUM MORPHOLOGY 2 (ERMO2); FUNCTIONS IN: transporter activity, zinc ion binding; INVOLVED IN: transport, ER body organization; LOCATED IN: COPII vesicle coat; EXPRESSED IN: 23 plant structures; EXPRESSED DURING: 13 growth stages; CONTAINS InterPro DOMAIN/s: Sec23/Sec24, helical domain (InterPro:IPR006900), Sec23/Sec24 beta-sandwich (InterPro:IPR012990), Sec23/Sec24, trunk domain (InterPro:IPR006896), Zinc finger, Sec23/Sec24-type (InterPro:IPR006895), Gelsolin domain (InterPro:IPR007123); BEST Arabidopsis thaliana protein match is: clone eighty-four (TAIR:AT3G44340.1); Has 86818 Blast hits to 46504 proteins in 1607 species: Archae - 60; Bacteria - 12149; Metazoa - 40940; Fungi - 13838; Plants - 8598; Viruses - 2013; Other Eukaryotes - 9220 (source: NCBI BLink).) — protein MGTENQGYPNFPARPASSPFASAPPPGIPPQSGGPPTGSEAVGFRPFTPSASQPTRPFTASGPPPAPPVGTMRPGQPSPFVSQIPGSRPPPPSSNSFPSPAYGPPGGAPFQRFPSPPFPTTQNPPQGPPPPQTLAGHLSPPMSLRPQQPMAPVAMGPPPQSTTSGLPGANAYPPATDYHMPARPGFQQSMPPVTPSYPGVGGSQPSFPGYPSKQVLQAPTPFQTSQGPPGPPPVSSYPPHTGGFAQRPNMAAQQNLHPNYAPPPSNVQGLTEDFNSLSLSSIPGSLEPGLDHKSFPRPLDGDVEPNSFAEMYPMNCHSRYLRLTTSAIPNSQSLASRWHLPLGAVVCPLAETPEGEEVPLIDFGSTGIIRCRRCRTYVNPFVTFTDSGRKWRCNICSMLNDVPGEYFSHLDATGRRMDMDQRPELTKGSVEIIAPTEYMVRPPMPPIYFFLIDVSISATKSGMLEVVAQTIKSCLDNLPGYPRTQIGFITYDSTLHFYNMKSSLSQPQMMVVSDLDDIFVPLPDDLLVNLSESRTVVDAFLDSLPLMFQDNFNVESAFGPALRAAFMVMNQLGGKLLIFQNSLPSLGAGRLKLRGDDPRVYGTDKEYALRVAEDPFYKQMAADCTKFQIGINVYAFSDKYTDIASLGTLAKYTGGQVYYYPGFQSSVHGDKLRHELARDLTRETAWEAVMRIRCGKGIRFSSYHGNFMLRSTDLLALPAVDCDKAYAMQLSLEETLLTSQTVYFQVALLYTASCGERRIRVHTSVAPVVTDLGEMYRQADTGSIVSLYARLAIEKSLSAKLDDARNAIQQKIVKALKEYRNLHAVQHRLGSRLVYPESLKFLPLYGLAITKSTPLLGGPADTSLDERCAAGFTMMALPVKKLLKLLYPNLFRVDEWLLKPSAAHDDFKDVLRRLPLAAESLDSRGLYIYDDGFRLVLWFGRMLSPDIAKNLLGVDFAADLSRVTFQEQENGMSKKLMRLVKKLRESDPSYHPMCFLVRQGEQPREGFLLLRNLIEDQMGGSSGYVDWILQLHRQVQQN, from the exons ATGGGTACGGAGAATCAGGGCTATCCAAATTTTCCAGCTAGGCCTGCTTCCTCTCCATTTGCATCTGCTCCGCCACCAGGGATTCCTCCTCAATCAGGTGGACCACCCACTGGATCAGAGGCGGTTGGCTTTAGACCTTTTACACCATCTGCATCCCAACCTACAAGACCTTTCACTGCCTCTGGTCCTCCTCCGGCTCCACCAGTGGGTACGATGAGGCCTGGCCAGCCGtctccttttgtttctcagaTTCCTGGGAGTAGACCTCCACCGCCATCATCAAATTCGTTTCCTTCACCAGCATATGGTCCTCCTGGTGGTGCCCCTTTTCAGCGTTTTCCATCCCCGCCATTCCCGACTACACAAAACCCTCCTCAGGGCCCACCACCACCTCAAACTCTTGCAGGTCACTTATCTCCTCCTATGTCTCTTCGCCCACAGCAACCGATGGCACCTGTAGCAATGGGGCCTCCGCCACAAAGTACGACTTCTGGGCTACCTGGAGCAAATGCTTATCCCCCTGCTACAGATTATCATATGCCTGCCAGGCCTGGTTTTCAACAGTCAATGCCTCCAGTTACTCCGTCTTATCCTGGCGTGGGCGGTTCGCAGCCATCTTTTCCTGGTTATCCTAGCAAGCAGGTCTTACAGGCTCCGACGCCATTCCAGACATCTCAAGGTCCCCCAGGACCCCCTCCAGTCTCATCATATCCTCCTCACACAGGAGGTTTTGCTCAGCGACCAAATATGGCAGCACAGCAGAATCTGCATCCAAACTATGCACCTCCTCCCAGTAACGTTCAAGGCTTGACTGAAGATTTTAACTCGCTATCTCTTTCATCTATTCCTGGATCGCTGGAACCAGGACTTGATCATAAATCATTCCCAAGGCCATTGGATGGTGACGTGGAGCCAAATTCATTTGCTGAAATGTACCCAATGAATTGCCATTCTAGATATCTACGACTGACGACTAGTGCTATACCAAATTCCCAGTCTCTGGCTTCAAGGTGGCATTTACCTCTAGGAGCTGTGGTTTGTCCACTTGCTGAGACTCCTGAAGGG GAGGAGGTACCACTTATTGATTTTGGCTCAACTGGCATCATCCGCTGCAGAAGATGCCGTACCTATGTGAATCCTTTTGTGACTTTTACAGATTCTGGAAGAAAGTGGCGGTGTAATATATGTTCGATGCTTAATGATG TGCCTGGTGAATACTTCTCACATTTGGATGCTACTGGCCGAAGAATGGATATGGATCAACGACCTGAGCTGACTAAAGGCAGTGTTGAAATCATAGCTCCAACTGAATACATGGTTCGGCCTCCGATGCCACCTATCTACTTCTTCCTCATTGATGTTTCGATTTCGGCTACTAAAAGTGGAATGCTTGAG GTTGTTGCTCAAACGATTAAGTCTTGTTTGGATAACCTGCCTGGTTATCCAAGAACTCAAATTGGATTTATTACTTATGACAGCACGTTACATTTTTACAACATGAAG TCATCTTTGAGCCAGCCGCAGATGATGGTTGTATCAGATCTAGATGATATCTTTGTCCCATTGCCAGACGATCTGCTTGTAAATCTATCTGAATCTAGAACTGTGGTGGACGCCTTTTTGGACAGTCTACCTTTGATGTTTCAAGATAATTTCAATGTGGAATCAGCTTTTGGCCCAGCCCTCAGAGCGGCGTTTATGGTTATG AACCAACTTGGGGGCAAGTTACTAATTTTCCAGAACTCATTACCTTCTCTTGGTGCTGGGAGGTTAAAGTTGCGGGGAGATGATCCTCGTGTCTATGGAACTGACAAAGAATATGCATTAAGGGTAGCTGAAGATCCCTTCTATAAACAAATGGCTGCTGATTGTACCAAGTTCCAGATAGGAATTAATGTTTATGCATTCAGTGATAAGTACACTGATATTGCCTCATTAG gGACTCTGGCAAAATACACTGGAGGACAGGTGTACTATTATCCAGGTTTCCAATCATCTGTTCATGGAGATAAGTTAAGACACGAGCTTGCTAGAGACCTTACAAGGGAAACTGCGTGGGAGGCGGTTATGCGAATAAGATGTGGAAAAG GAATTCGTTTCTCGTCCTACCATGGGAACTTCATGCTAAGGTCTACTGACCTGCTTGCTCTTCCTGCTGTTGACTGTGACAAAGCGTATGCAATGCAGCTATCTCTTGAGGAGACTTTGCTAACATCCCAGACTGTGTATTTCCAAGTGGCTTTGCT ATATACCGCCTCTTGTGGAGAGAGACGTATAAGGGTACACACATCTGTTGCACCAGTGGTTACAGATCTTGGGGAGATGTATAGACAAGCAGACACTGGTTCCATTGTGTCTTTATATGCTAGATTAG CAATTGAGAAATCTTTGTCCGCAAAATTGGATGATGCACGGAATGCAATACAGCAAAAGATTGTTAAAGCCCTCAAAGAATATCGTAATCTTCACGCGGTGCAGCATCGCTTGGGGTCCAGATTAGTATACCCAGAGTCTCTGAAGTTCTTGCCATTGTACGGATTGGCAATTACTAAGTCCACTCCTCTTCTAGGTGGACCTGCTGATACTTCTCTTGATGAGCGCTGTGCTGCAGGCTTCACCATGATGGCTCTGCCTGTCAAAAAGCTATTGAAGCTTTTGTATCCCAATTTATTCCGTGTTGACGAATGGCTCTTAAAg CCATCAGCAGCCCACGATGACTTTAAAGACGTATTAAGGAGATTGCCGCTGGCTGCAGAGAGTTTGGATTCTAGAGGCCTTTACATATATGATGATGGTTTTCGATTAGTTTTGTGGTTTGGCCGGATGCTTTCACCTGACATTGCTAAAAATCTTCTTGGGGTTGACTTTGCAGCAGACCTCTCAAGG GTTACCTTTCAAGAGCAAGAGAATGGGATGTCAAAGAAGCTAATGAGGTTGGTAAAGAAACTGAGGGAGAGTGATCCTTCATATCACCCCATGTGTTTTCTAGTGAGACAAGGAGAACAACCCCGAGAAGGCTTCCTTCTCCTCAGAAATCTCATTGAGGACCAGATGGGCGGTTCGAGTGGTTATGTCGATTGGATTCTACAACTTCACCGCCAAGTTCAACAAAACTAA